Proteins found in one Acidobacteriota bacterium genomic segment:
- a CDS encoding NIPSNAP family protein, with protein MVFGLGFAAGQFADFEPVASAQGEKIFEMRTYTSHPGRLDALNARFRNHTTRIFEKHGMTNVGYWTPQEAPLSENTLVYILAHDSRDAAQASWDAFRADPEWSQVAEESQRDGRIVQGVDVLWLEATDYSLIK; from the coding sequence ATGGTGTTTGGCCTCGGTTTCGCGGCCGGGCAGTTCGCCGACTTCGAACCTGTCGCCTCGGCGCAGGGAGAGAAGATCTTCGAGATGCGCACCTACACGTCGCATCCGGGGCGGCTCGACGCCCTGAACGCGCGGTTCCGCAACCACACGACGCGGATCTTCGAGAAGCACGGCATGACCAACGTCGGCTACTGGACGCCGCAGGAAGCGCCGCTCTCGGAGAACACGCTCGTGTACATCCTGGCCCACGACAGCCGCGACGCGGCGCAGGCGAGCTGGGATGCGTTCCGGGCGGACCCGGAGTGGTCGCAGGTCGCCGAGGAATCGCAGCGCGACGGCCGCATCGTGCAGGGCGTCGACGTGCTCTGGCTCGAGGCGACCGACTACTCGTTGATCAAGTAG
- a CDS encoding type II toxin-antitoxin system Phd/YefM family antitoxin, producing MTEWSLQDAKNRFSAVVKAARSGEPQRVTRRGKPAVVVLAVEEYERLRHLERAKAPTLAELLLAIPRDGGEFERIRLPARPVDI from the coding sequence ATGACGGAATGGTCGTTGCAGGATGCAAAAAACCGGTTCAGCGCCGTCGTCAAGGCTGCGCGCTCGGGGGAACCCCAGCGGGTGACCCGCCGGGGCAAGCCGGCGGTGGTGGTGCTGGCAGTGGAGGAGTACGAGCGCCTGCGTCATCTGGAGCGGGCCAAGGCTCCTACGCTTGCGGAGCTGCTGCTTGCGATCCCGCGTGATGGCGGGGAATTCGAGCGCATTCGATTGCCTGCCCGACCGGTTGACATCTGA
- a CDS encoding phosphopyruvate hydratase: MKIRAIDALEVIDSRGNPTVEARVHLEDGAVAEARVPSGASTGEREAAELRDGGGRYGGKGVRRAVANVNGEIADALKGFDAADQEGLDRRMIQLDGTPNKARLGANAMLGVSMAAARAEAASVGVPLYRHLQGLHGGTDSDGAVLPVPCLNVINGGRHADNTVDFQEFKIAPHNAPTFAEALQMGIETFHALRALLKTDGKSTGIGDEGGFAPDLASNEEAVELILRAIEAAGYRPGADIAICLDPATSEMWRDGGYVAFKSDQSVRSTTEMIDLWRSWIDRYPIVLIEDALAENDWEGWAQLTESLGPRIELVGDDLLCTNPAILREAIDKNVANSILVKLNQIGTVTETLQTVRLAQEHGYGAYMSHRSGETEDTFIADLAVATRCGHIKTGSGCRGERTAKFNRLLRIEHDLAGECTYAGIGGFNQSVL; the protein is encoded by the coding sequence ATGAAGATCCGTGCGATTGACGCTCTCGAAGTAATCGACTCCCGCGGCAACCCGACGGTGGAGGCGCGAGTCCACCTCGAAGACGGCGCCGTCGCCGAGGCGCGCGTCCCCTCGGGCGCTTCGACCGGCGAACGCGAGGCGGCCGAGTTGCGCGACGGCGGCGGCCGCTACGGCGGCAAGGGCGTGCGCCGGGCCGTCGCCAACGTCAACGGGGAGATCGCGGACGCACTCAAGGGCTTCGACGCGGCGGATCAGGAAGGGCTCGACCGGCGGATGATTCAGCTCGACGGGACGCCGAACAAGGCGCGGCTGGGCGCGAATGCGATGCTGGGCGTCTCGATGGCGGCGGCCCGGGCCGAGGCGGCGTCGGTGGGAGTGCCGCTGTATCGGCACCTGCAGGGCCTCCACGGCGGCACCGACAGCGACGGGGCGGTATTGCCGGTTCCGTGCCTCAACGTGATCAACGGCGGCCGCCACGCCGACAACACCGTCGATTTCCAGGAGTTCAAGATCGCGCCGCACAACGCGCCCACCTTTGCCGAGGCGCTGCAGATGGGGATCGAGACGTTCCATGCCCTCCGCGCGCTCCTGAAGACGGACGGCAAGTCGACCGGCATCGGCGACGAGGGCGGATTCGCGCCCGACCTGGCAAGCAACGAAGAGGCGGTCGAGCTGATTCTCCGAGCCATCGAGGCCGCCGGCTACCGTCCCGGCGCCGATATCGCGATCTGCCTCGACCCCGCGACGAGCGAAATGTGGCGTGACGGCGGTTACGTCGCGTTCAAGTCGGATCAGTCGGTGCGGAGCACGACCGAGATGATCGATCTGTGGCGTTCCTGGATCGACCGCTATCCGATCGTCCTGATCGAGGATGCGCTCGCGGAGAACGACTGGGAAGGCTGGGCGCAGTTGACGGAGTCGCTCGGGCCGCGCATCGAGCTCGTGGGCGACGACCTCCTCTGCACGAACCCGGCCATCCTGCGGGAGGCGATCGACAAGAACGTCGCCAACTCGATCCTGGTGAAGCTGAACCAGATCGGCACCGTCACCGAGACGCTCCAGACCGTCCGCCTCGCCCAGGAGCACGGCTACGGCGCTTACATGTCGCACCGCTCGGGCGAAACCGAGGACACGTTCATCGCCGACCTCGCCGTGGCGACCCGCTGCGGGCACATCAAGACGGGCTCCGGCTGCCGCGGCGAACGGACCGCGAAGTTCAACCGCCTGCTCCGGATCGAGCACGACCTGGCGGGAGAATGCACCTACGCCGGGATCGGCGGCTTCAATCAGTCGGTGCTCTGA
- a CDS encoding Fic family protein — protein MNEQPPYSITPGMLSRVAQIGEAIGRAEASGVSQDLRLRRINRIRTIQGSLAIEGNVLSEEQVATILDGKPVIAPPRDVQEARNAIEAYEQFDGWNPASETDLLRAHGVLMAGLLDAPGHYRRGGVAVMGQDRIHHVGPPAGRVPQLMAGLLAWLGSTGEHPLVASSVFHYEFEFIHPFEDGNGRLGRLWQTLILTRWKPLFAHVPVESLVRDRQGDYYQAIRRSSEAGASTAFITFMLDVIFAAVQTPQDTPHETPQVKRLLSVLAGEMSLREILHALELRDRKWMRERYLLPALQCGYVEMTRSDAPRARNQRYRLTALGRQVRSEGPWNQT, from the coding sequence ATGAACGAACAACCGCCATACTCGATCACGCCGGGCATGCTGTCCCGCGTCGCGCAGATCGGCGAAGCGATCGGCCGCGCCGAGGCGTCCGGCGTCTCCCAAGACTTGCGGCTGCGGCGCATCAACCGCATCCGCACCATCCAGGGTTCGCTGGCCATTGAGGGCAACGTCCTCAGCGAGGAGCAGGTCGCCACCATTCTCGACGGCAAGCCGGTCATCGCCCCGCCACGGGACGTGCAGGAGGCCCGCAACGCCATCGAGGCGTACGAGCAGTTCGACGGGTGGAACCCGGCCAGCGAAACCGACCTGCTCCGCGCCCACGGGGTTCTTATGGCCGGCCTGCTGGACGCGCCGGGTCACTATCGCCGCGGCGGCGTGGCCGTGATGGGGCAGGATCGAATCCACCACGTCGGCCCGCCCGCCGGGCGCGTGCCGCAACTCATGGCCGGTCTGTTGGCGTGGCTCGGCAGCACCGGCGAGCATCCCCTGGTGGCAAGCTCCGTCTTCCACTACGAGTTCGAGTTCATTCATCCGTTTGAGGACGGCAACGGACGCCTGGGACGCCTTTGGCAGACGCTCATCCTGACCCGCTGGAAGCCGCTGTTCGCCCATGTGCCGGTCGAGAGCCTTGTCCGTGACCGGCAAGGTGATTACTACCAGGCCATCAGGCGGAGTTCGGAGGCGGGCGCGAGCACAGCGTTCATCACGTTCATGCTGGACGTGATCTTCGCGGCCGTCCAGACCCCCCAAGACACCCCACATGAAACCCCCCAAGTAAAGCGCCTCCTGTCCGTGCTGGCCGGGGAGATGTCCCTGCGGGAGATTCTGCACGCGCTTGAGCTCCGCGACCGCAAGTGGATGCGGGAGCGCTACCTGTTACCGGCACTACAGTGCGGGTACGTCGAGATGACCCGCTCGGACGCGCCGAGAGCCAGGAATCAGAGGTATCGCCTGACCGCGCTGGGGCGGCAGGTTCGGTCCGAGGGCCCGTGGAATCAGACTTGA
- a CDS encoding matrixin family metalloprotease, which translates to MNIIKYFVLALLCVLHPGSVSLPAAAAAAPNGQAEHRVVILAYDTNDVRLPMALDAIRFWNEVAEELELPLRLTEELRIGTPIMRPLENYARSISQRAGRLRGGPNEPDAPEEVTDLDAEAVLLLSRQDLMSFAWPVPRHPGRYFVAIEEDATAMAFNPNIARNILAHELGHTLGLRHNRNPTTLMCGPCQTGGLAKDRPQYMRLTEADRERLIERYASGEEPAGLE; encoded by the coding sequence GTGAACATCATCAAGTACTTTGTTCTCGCACTGCTCTGCGTGCTTCACCCGGGGTCCGTCAGTTTGCCCGCGGCCGCCGCCGCGGCGCCGAACGGGCAGGCGGAGCACCGCGTGGTCATCCTCGCCTACGACACGAACGACGTCCGGCTGCCGATGGCGCTCGACGCCATCAGGTTCTGGAACGAGGTGGCGGAGGAGCTGGAGCTGCCGCTTCGCCTGACCGAGGAGCTCCGGATCGGCACGCCCATCATGCGTCCCCTCGAGAACTACGCCCGGTCGATCTCCCAGCGCGCGGGCCGCCTGCGGGGCGGACCGAACGAGCCGGACGCGCCCGAGGAGGTGACCGATCTGGACGCCGAAGCGGTGCTGCTGCTGTCGCGCCAGGACCTGATGTCGTTCGCCTGGCCGGTGCCGCGCCACCCGGGACGCTACTTCGTGGCGATCGAGGAGGACGCCACCGCGATGGCCTTCAATCCGAACATCGCGCGCAACATCCTCGCCCACGAACTCGGACACACCCTCGGTTTGCGGCACAACCGGAACCCGACGACCCTGATGTGCGGGCCGTGCCAGACCGGCGGGCTGGCGAAGGACCGGCCCCAGTACATGCGCCTGACCGAAGCCGACCGCGAACGCCTCATAGAGCGCTACGCTTCCGGGGAGGAACCGGCCGGGCTAGAATGA